The proteins below come from a single Cricetulus griseus strain 17A/GY chromosome 6, alternate assembly CriGri-PICRH-1.0, whole genome shotgun sequence genomic window:
- the LOC100754169 gene encoding olfactory receptor 4K14, which yields MEEANQTVVSEFIFQGLCTSRVLQIFLLLPFSTLYLMIVVGNLFVTALIITDHRLQSPMYFLLANLSFIDFCLSSVTTPKLIIDLIKDNKIISFGGCMSQILCVHLFAGGEMVLLVTMAYDRYVAICRPLHYTSIMDRQKCIWLILISWIIGFVHSVSQLILILELPFCGPRVIDSFFCDIPLVMKLACTNTDTLGIVINAESGVLATICFILLLISYTYILLTVQHHSKDGSSKALSTCTSHIIVVVLFFVPVIFIYLWPVNITSVDKFLAVFYSVITPLLNPAIYTLRNKDIRNAIKKLINHM from the coding sequence ATGGAAGAAGCAAACCAGACTGTGGTATCTGAGTTTATTTTTCAGGGGCTTTGTACATCAAGGGTGCTACAGATCTTCCTCCTGCTGCCATTTTCCACCCTCTATCTGATGATTGTTGTAGGAAACCTGTTTGTCACAGCTTTAATCATCACTGACCATCGTCTCCAGTCTCCTATGTACTTTCTGTTAGCCAATCTGtcctttattgatttttgcctTTCATCAGTTACGACACCCAAACTGATCATAGATCtcataaaagataataaaatcatTTCCTTTGGGGGCTGCATGAGCCAGATCCTCTGTGTACATTTGTTTGCAGGGGGTGAGATGGTGCTTCTTGtaacaatggcctatgaccgctatgtggccatctgcaggCCACTCCACTATACCAGCATCATGGACAGACAGAAGTGCATCTGGCTCATTTTGATATCATGGATCATTGGATTTGTGCATTCTGTGAGTCAGCTGATCCTGATTTTGGAGCTACCTTTCTGTGGACCTAGAGTGATAGACAGCTTTTTCTGTGATATTCCTTTGGTAATGAAATTGGCCTGCACGAATACTGATACTCTGGGAATCGTGATAAATGCTGAAAGTGGAGTTTTAGCAACAATCTGCTTCATTCTCTTGCTGATATCTTACACTTACATTCTATTAACTGTCCAGCATCACTCTAAAGATGGCTCATCAAAGGCACTCTCTACCTGTACATCCCACATCATAGTGGTTGTGCTGTTCTTTGTGCCTGTCATTTTCATCTATCTATGGCCAGTAAATATCACCTCTGTAGACAAGTTTCTTGCTGTATTTTATTCAGTCATCACACCTCTCCTCAATCCAGCAATCTATACACTGAGAAATAAAGATATTAGGAATGCTATAAAGAAGCTGATAAATCATATGTGa